The Suncus etruscus isolate mSunEtr1 chromosome 7, mSunEtr1.pri.cur, whole genome shotgun sequence genome includes a window with the following:
- the VSTM2A gene encoding V-set and transmembrane domain-containing protein 2A isoform X3, whose translation MMGIFLAYVGFVFFSVFYVQQGLSSQAKFTELPRNVTATEGQNVEMACAFQSGSASVYLEIQWWFLRGPEDPEPGAEVAGAQVELLPERDPDSDGTKISTVKVQGNDISHKLQISKVRKKDEGLYECRVTDANYGELQEHKAQAYLKVNANSHNRRMQAFEASPMWLQDMKPRKNVSAAAPSSLHSSTNQRMHSTSSPQVVAKIPKQSPQSVHAKTFMSTRAKLAS comes from the exons atgatGGGGATCTTTTTGGCATATGttggatttgttttcttttccgtTTTCTACGTGCAGCAAGGGCTTTCATCGCAAG CCAAGTTCACCGAGCTGCCGCGGAACGTGACTGCGACCGAGGGCCAGAACGTGGAGATGGCGTGCGCCTTCCAGAGCGGCTCCGCCTCGGTGTACCTGGAGATCCAGTGGTGGTTCCTGCGGGGGCCCGAGGACCCGGAGCCTGGCGCGGAGGTGGCCGGTGCGCAG GTGGAGCTGTTGCCCGAGCGCGACCCCGACAGCGACGGGACCAAGATCAGC ACAGTGAAAGTCCAAGGCAATGACATATCTCACAAGCTTCAGATTTCCAAAGTGAGGAAAAAGGATGAAGGCTTATATGAGTGCAGGGTGACAGACGCCAATTATGGAGAGCTCCAGGAACACAAGGCCCAGGCCTATCTCAAAGTCAATGCCAACAGTCACAATCGAAGGATGCAGGCCTTTGAAGCTTCACCCATGTGGCTGCAGGACATGAAGCCCAGGAAGAACGTCTCTGCAGCTGCCCCCAGCAGCCTCCACAGCTCAACCAACCAGCGAATGCACTCCACCTCCAGCCCTCAAGTGGTAGCCAAAATCCCCAAACAAAGTCCACAATCAG
- the VSTM2A gene encoding V-set and transmembrane domain-containing protein 2A isoform X4, protein MMGIFLAYVGFVFFSVFYVQQGLSSQAKFTELPRNVTATEGQNVEMACAFQSGSASVYLEIQWWFLRGPEDPEPGAEVAGAQVELLPERDPDSDGTKISTVKVQGNDISHKLQISKVRKKDEGLYECRVTDANYGELQEHKAQAYLKVNANSHNRRMQAFEASPMWLQDMKPRKNVSAAAPSSLHSSTNQRMHSTSSPQVVAKIPKQSPQSA, encoded by the exons atgatGGGGATCTTTTTGGCATATGttggatttgttttcttttccgtTTTCTACGTGCAGCAAGGGCTTTCATCGCAAG CCAAGTTCACCGAGCTGCCGCGGAACGTGACTGCGACCGAGGGCCAGAACGTGGAGATGGCGTGCGCCTTCCAGAGCGGCTCCGCCTCGGTGTACCTGGAGATCCAGTGGTGGTTCCTGCGGGGGCCCGAGGACCCGGAGCCTGGCGCGGAGGTGGCCGGTGCGCAG GTGGAGCTGTTGCCCGAGCGCGACCCCGACAGCGACGGGACCAAGATCAGC ACAGTGAAAGTCCAAGGCAATGACATATCTCACAAGCTTCAGATTTCCAAAGTGAGGAAAAAGGATGAAGGCTTATATGAGTGCAGGGTGACAGACGCCAATTATGGAGAGCTCCAGGAACACAAGGCCCAGGCCTATCTCAAAGTCAATGCCAACAGTCACAATCGAAGGATGCAGGCCTTTGAAGCTTCACCCATGTGGCTGCAGGACATGAAGCCCAGGAAGAACGTCTCTGCAGCTGCCCCCAGCAGCCTCCACAGCTCAACCAACCAGCGAATGCACTCCACCTCCAGCCCTCAAGTGGTAGCCAAAATCCCCAAACAAAGTCCACAATCAG